Proteins from a genomic interval of Spea bombifrons isolate aSpeBom1 chromosome 4, aSpeBom1.2.pri, whole genome shotgun sequence:
- the ECSIT gene encoding evolutionarily conserved signaling intermediate in Toll pathway, mitochondrial, protein MKSLRCLIRARQLCPRERWLLGTEPFKAQACRSLHRRPPAGPPQISSQTSIAPYEDVFDREQRNKESFVQVLELFCNRDVRRRGHIEMIEAALRWMPEFGVQKDLEVYNKLLDVFPKEVFIPQNYIQRMFNHYPRQQECAIRVLEQMENYGITPNSQTRFLLLQIFGDRSHPIRKYQRLMYWFPRFKHTNPFPVVPATLADPIELSKVCLKRIAADRGARVTVYQMPSAEKCEDGAALDNTHLVGIQSPDQVSLLAEHDPGVPVMVEGPHPLWLRKTCVYYYVLRAEPSNKTKEEEVDPERSIYYPLSLDLDLDRDLGDDDTFDVDEVEEGSVFAMCMTNSGDERTLGRWIRGLQETNPILAQVPVLFRLNSGPQELVDPAAKENKKEQEEEEEESGPLRQRMEQ, encoded by the exons ATGAAGAGCCTGCGCTGTCTGATCCGAGCTCGCCAGCTGTGTCCGAGGGAACGATGGCTGCTGGGCACAGAACCTTTCAAAGCTCAG GCGTGCAGGTCTCTCCATAGACGTCCCCCCGCTGGCCCTCCGCAGATCTCCTCGCAAACATCTATAGCTCCATACGAAGATGTGTTCGACCGAGAACAGAGGAACAAGGAGTCTTTCGTCCAAGTGCTCGAACTGTTCTGTAACCGGGACGTGAGGCGCAGAGGTCACATAGAGATGATCGAGGCAGCTCTTAGATGGATGCCGGAGTTTGGGGTGCAGAAAGATCTGGAGGTTTACAACAAGCTGCTCGATGTGTTCCCCAAGGAGGTGTTCATTCCGCAGAATTACATCCAGCGGATGTTTAACCATTACCCGCGGCAGCAGGAGTGCGCTATCAGAGTTCTGGAGCAGATGGAAAACTACG GTATCACCCCCAACAGCCAGACACGTTTCCTACTGCTGCAGATATTCGGCGACCGCAGCCATCCTATCCGAAAATACCAAAGGTTAATGTACTGGTTCCCCCGGTTTAAACACACCAACCCATTCCCAGTAGTCCCCGCAACGTTAGCTGACCCGATAGAACTGTCTAAGGTGTGTCTGAAGCGCATAGCGGCGGACAGAGGTGCCCGTGTCACCGTGTATCAG ATGCCCTCAGCAGAGAAGTGTGAGGATGGCGCAGCGCTGGATAACACGCACCTCGTCG GAATCCAGTCTCCTGACCAGGTCTCCCTCCTGGCAGAACATGACCCCGGTGTGCCTGTCATGGTTGAGGGTCCCCATCCCCTGTGGCTGAGGAAAACCTGCGTGTATTATTACGTGCTGCGTGCTGAACCTTCGAACAAAACCAAGGAG GAGGAGGTGGATCCCGAGAGGAGCATTTACTACCCCTTAAGTCTAGACCTGGACCTGGACCGAGATCTTGGTGATGACGACACTTTTGATGTGGATGAAG TGGAGGAAGGTTCTGTCTTTGCGATGTGCATGACAAATTCCGGAGATGAGAGGACACTGGGCAGGTGGATACGAGGACTACAGGAGACCAACCCGATCCTGGCCCAAGTTCCTGTTCTCTTCCGTCTAAACTCAGGACCCCAGGAGCTCGTGGACCCCGCagcaaaagagaataaaaaggagcaagaggaagaagaggaggagagcgGGCCGTTGCGCCAGAGAATGGAGCAGTAA
- the ZNF653 gene encoding zinc finger protein 653 — protein sequence MATSVAFVPGSEEDEEPGRKARGRPRLTDTDRARRRLESRKKYDGRRVYLGEAHGDWVLRRESGGGEEPWSDAKLAAYLLALESDGKPCQDKPRNGQHPKHNRSCVNSLLSLVTWYQNHRNQCPHEPALSELDTSHVVYVTAVWQCHGGHQFYQDLQGPVKTLNQSGSDNGASSGESSSNVSPIEQTPDICHSPEHTVHTLYTQPSGSLTEGGTLCTDGTETVVCVPMGSGTGDFFEGVTQEALGQVVAAGCPSQVIIIAGSGYETLTAEGIQLDVAGGSDGEEEGACTALEAVSSYTQTEPEDQVEEQQLEGAVAEEDSLYGLQREEVEVQKEPDLPMTDSETAQEPTQAAPALVQDFMANITQHAPKETEKRRSRRCRVQDGDGVLETFHCQYEGCTQVYTALNSFHNHMNLVHRKGRTKVCTEPGCGKRFYLSNHLRRHMIIHTGIREFICETCGKSFKRKSHLEVHRRTHTGETPLQCEVCGFQCRQRASLNWHMKKHQAEIQYSFSCEHCGKLFEKRDSVKFHKLKSHPEGRMT from the exons ATGGCTACCTCGGTAGCTTTCGTTCCAGGCTCCGAGGAGGATGAGGAGCCCGGAAGGAAAGCTCGAGGGAGGCCGAGGCTGACGGACACAGACCGGGCCCGGAGGCGGCTCGAGTCTCGCAAGAAGTATGACGGCCGGCGGGTGTACCTGGGGGAGGCGCACGGTGACTGGGTGCTGCGGAGGGAGAGCGGCGGGGGAGAAGAGCCCTGGAGTGACGCCAAGCTGGCGGCTTACCTGCTGGCACTGGAAAGTGATGG AAAACCCTGCCAGGATAAACCAAGGAACGGACAACACCCGAAAC ATAACAGAAGTTGCGTGAACAGCCTGCTGAGCTTGGTGACATGGTACCAGAACCACAGAAACCAATGCCCGCATGAACCTGCTTTGTCTGAGCTTGACACAAGTCATGTCGTATATGTCACAGCCGTATGGCAGTGCCACGGCGGCCATCAGTTTTATCAAGATCTGCAGGGTCCCGTCAAGACACTGAATCAAAGTG GATCTGATAATGGAGCCAGTTCAGGTGAATCATCTTCCAATGTGTCTCCCATAGAGCAGACTCCTGATATCTGTCACTCACCAGAGCATACAGTTCACACACTCTACACTCAACCCTCGGGGAGCCTGACAGAGGGTGGGACTCTATGCACAGATGGTACCGAGACCGTGGTGTGTGTCCCCATGGGTTCAGGAACAGGAGACTTTTTTGAAGGAGTGACACAAGAAGCTCTGGGTCAGGTTGTGGCAGCCGGCTGCCCCTCTCAGGTAATCATCATTGCGGGATCCGGCTATGAGACGCTGACGGCAGAGGGAATTCAGCTGGATGTGGCAGGAGGCAGCGACGGAGAGGAGGAGGGCGCATGCACAGCACTTGAGGCTGTATCTTCTTATACACAGACTGAGCCGGAGGACCAAGTAGAGGAGCAGCAGCTAGAAGGGGCTGTAGCAG AAGAGGACTCGCTGTACGGACTGCAGAGAGAAGAAGTAGAAGTCCAGAAAGAACCTGATCTCCCCATGACTGACAGTGAGACTGCTCAAGAGCCTACCCAGGCAGCTCCTGCCTTGGTCCAGGACTTCATGGCAAACATTACACAGCATGCGCCAAAGGAGACCGAGAA GAGGAGGAGCAGGCGCTGCCGGGTACAGGATGGAGATGGAGTTCTGGAGACGTTTCACTGTCAGTATGAAGGCTGCACTCAGGTCTACACCGCCCTTAACAGCTTCCAT AACCACATGAACTTGGTTCACAGAAAAGGCCGAACCAAAGTGTGCACTGAACCTGGTTGTGGAAAGCGGTTCTACCTCTCCAACCACCTCCGCCGGCACATGATCATACATACAG GCATCCGAGAATTTATCTGTGAAACATGTGGGAAATCATTCAAAAGGAAAAGCCATCTGGAGGTGCATCGAAGAACACACACCGGGGAGACTCCGTTACA GTGTGAGGTTTGTGGCTTCCAGTGCAGACAGAGGGCATCTTTGAACTGGCACATGAAGAAGCACCAGGCAGAGATCCAGTACAGCTTCTCCTGCGAGCACTGCGGGAAACTCTTTGAGAAGAGGGACAGCGTCAAGTTCCACAAACTCAAGAGCCACCCGGAAGGAAGGATGACGTGA